One segment of Xanthomonas oryzae pv. oryzae DNA contains the following:
- a CDS encoding adenosylcobinamide-GDP ribazoletransferase produces MIEGLLAAVGFLTRMPVPGWVFARPGAQARSLLWYPLVGVLIGAVLSALAWCLRDVAPLLGAALLLSSWVWLTGALHIDGLADTADAWVGGMGDRMRTLAIMKDPTSGPMALAAVVLALLLKCAALATLLPAASDTVWLAPLLARTALVAAFVTTPYVRAGGLGSGLVGSARAGLLLSLLLGLGCAFAAGVARGMLACVVAGVVFVLWRCACLRRLGGMTGDTCGALVEVSETAVLVALALQAS; encoded by the coding sequence GCCGGTGCCCGGCTGGGTGTTCGCGCGGCCCGGTGCGCAGGCGCGCTCGTTGCTGTGGTATCCACTGGTCGGCGTGCTGATCGGCGCAGTATTGAGCGCGCTGGCGTGGTGCCTGCGCGATGTGGCGCCGCTGCTGGGAGCCGCGTTGCTGCTGAGCAGCTGGGTCTGGCTTACCGGCGCCTTGCATATCGATGGCTTGGCAGACACGGCCGATGCTTGGGTTGGCGGCATGGGCGATCGCATGCGTACGCTGGCGATCATGAAAGACCCCACCAGTGGCCCGATGGCGCTGGCTGCGGTGGTGTTGGCGCTGCTGCTCAAGTGCGCGGCGCTGGCCACGCTGTTGCCCGCTGCGTCCGACACCGTGTGGCTGGCGCCGCTGCTGGCACGCACGGCGTTGGTGGCGGCATTTGTGACCACGCCCTACGTGCGTGCCGGCGGGCTTGGTAGTGGCTTGGTCGGCAGTGCGCGTGCGGGCTTGCTGCTGTCGTTGCTGCTCGGGCTGGGCTGCGCCTTCGCCGCTGGGGTCGCGCGCGGGATGCTCGCCTGCGTTGTCGCTGGCGTGGTGTTCGTGCTGTGGCGTTGCGCTTGCCTGCGGCGCCTGGGCGGCATGACCGGCGATACCTGCGGTGCGTTGGTGGAGGTGAGCGAAACTGCTGTGCTGGTGGCGTTGGCGCTGCAAGCGAGCTGA
- a CDS encoding type III PLP-dependent enzyme, with translation MSLCIDTAAALAALPHVRDRCDGPICAYVYDLAALDAHAAWMRAQLPAQCELFYAAKANAEPPILQTLAAHVDGFEAASGGELAWLHAQQPQAPLLFGGPGKLDTELAQAAALPDCTVHVESLSELERLAAIAAHAGRCVPVFLRMNIAVPGAQSTRLTMGGHPSPFGLDPDDLDAAMQLLQASPSLRLEGFHFHLMSHQRDAAAQLHLIAAYLRTVQRWRHTYALGPLRVNAGGGFGVDYLAPESSFDWAGFCAGLPALLGEHGTDLRLRLEPGRYVSASCGWYLMEVLDLKRSHGAWFAIARGGTHHFRTPAAQAHDHPFRVLRGARTPVLRDTPVTLVGQLCTPKDVLARDQSVAALAPGDCLAFPLAGAYAWTISHQHFLMHPAPQMVFLPAKK, from the coding sequence ATGAGTCTGTGCATCGACACCGCCGCGGCGCTTGCGGCCTTGCCGCACGTGCGCGACCGCTGCGATGGCCCGATCTGCGCATACGTCTACGACCTGGCGGCATTGGACGCACACGCGGCCTGGATGCGCGCACAGCTGCCGGCGCAGTGCGAGCTGTTCTATGCAGCAAAAGCCAACGCAGAACCGCCGATTCTGCAAACGCTGGCAGCGCATGTGGATGGCTTCGAAGCCGCATCCGGCGGCGAACTCGCCTGGCTGCATGCGCAGCAACCGCAGGCACCGTTGTTGTTCGGTGGCCCGGGCAAACTCGATACCGAGCTCGCCCAGGCAGCCGCCCTGCCCGACTGCACGGTGCATGTGGAAAGCCTAAGCGAACTCGAACGCCTGGCGGCAATTGCCGCGCACGCCGGCCGCTGCGTGCCGGTGTTCCTGCGCATGAATATCGCCGTACCCGGCGCGCAGAGCACACGCCTGACGATGGGCGGGCATCCCTCGCCGTTCGGTCTGGACCCGGACGATCTGGATGCAGCGATGCAGCTGCTGCAGGCAAGCCCATCGCTGCGCCTGGAAGGCTTCCACTTCCATCTGATGTCGCATCAACGCGATGCCGCTGCACAACTGCATCTGATCGCCGCTTACCTGCGCACTGTGCAGCGGTGGCGGCATACCTATGCGCTGGGCCCATTGCGGGTCAATGCCGGCGGCGGCTTCGGGGTGGACTATCTGGCGCCGGAATCGTCGTTCGATTGGGCCGGCTTCTGTGCCGGGCTACCGGCCCTGCTGGGCGAACATGGCACAGACCTGCGCCTGCGCCTGGAACCGGGCCGCTATGTCAGCGCCAGCTGCGGCTGGTATCTGATGGAAGTGCTGGATCTCAAACGCAGTCACGGCGCCTGGTTTGCGATCGCACGTGGCGGCACCCACCACTTCCGCACCCCGGCCGCACAGGCGCACGATCACCCATTCCGTGTGTTGCGTGGGGCACGTACGCCGGTGCTGCGCGATACGCCGGTCACCCTGGTCGGGCAGTTGTGCACACCCAAGGATGTGCTGGCACGTGATCAATCCGTCGCCGCGCTGGCACCGGGTGATTGCCTGGCTTTTCCGCTGGCCGGCGCCTATGCATGGACTATTTCGCACCAGCACTTTCTGATGCATCCGGCACCGCAGATGGTGTTTTTGCCAGCGAAGAAGTGA